In one window of Eggerthella guodeyinii DNA:
- a CDS encoding molybdopterin-containing oxidoreductase family protein: MGNLTMSRRTFVKTAAITGAAAAAFGASTHTALAEETYSKVSGNDTVAVKTCCRGCGKMECGVKVIVQNGRAIRVEGDEGAFQSMGNCCTKSQSSIQAAYHPDRLHYPMKRTNPKGEEPGWQRISWDEAMQSIVDNFMDIKAKHGGEAIACQVGTSRIWCMHSESILKNMLETPNNVEAWQICKGPRHFATTMVSQFAMSWMETITRPRVYVQWGGASELSNYDDSCRTTVDVASRADVHISVDPRMANMGKEADYWQHLRPGTDGALALAWTNVIIEKKLYDELYTKKWTNAPFLVCEDMEPSGFPTVRTDGSYWDVKTRLLKESDIKEGGSPYKFLVYDNNWEKLKAEGVEHEYGAFTWFNADQEGVIDETGGFWEGENYDSEKAREGREASQDNLLPGQTQGWIPDPMPFDPAIDPALEGEFEITLKDGKTVKVKPVWEYYKARAAEYKPEVAAEITGIPASEIEAAATAYGTRIDPSTGYGNGGIQYMLAVEHFCSAIQNCRAFDNLVGITGNMDTPGGNRGPTIVPIDGDLQGFSAWAPGATTPPAEVNLKQVGIDKFPLLGWWQYWCDSHSLWDAVITGDPYPVRALWNESGNFMSQTNTTRAWEALCSLDFYVDLNLWHTPQNDTADIILPVAHWIELNSPRASQGSAGAMGATVKCVQPPAEAKYDPEIVMDLAKRMNWQWTDEPGNEWPDINWQLDDSIKLLTDDELTYTTWHVENGKPTFERHGVPMAEVTPKYKTWDEYVKAFQEHGWWQAKDIEPRNWGTYRRYQTGAMRARDRVWGRLDYTAGKGIGDWKPGWFTPTMKQEIWSTVMESHHPNNPEWFVPSYTEPPHGPKDGDRIKEYPLTATTGRRIPVYFHSEHRQLPWCRELWPVPRVEINPKTAAEYGIEQGDWVWIETEWGKIREVADLYYGVKEDVINLEHTWWYPEVKDAGHGWQYSQVNQLIDHGAQDPHSGTSNLRAYQVKIYKATPENSPYNNPVPCDSTGTPIIHTSDDPRLKEWLPNYEGRE; this comes from the coding sequence ATGGGTAACCTGACCATGTCACGACGCACGTTCGTCAAGACCGCCGCCATCACCGGAGCGGCAGCTGCGGCGTTCGGCGCTTCGACGCACACCGCGCTGGCCGAAGAGACGTACAGCAAAGTGTCCGGCAACGACACCGTGGCCGTGAAGACGTGCTGCCGCGGTTGCGGCAAGATGGAGTGCGGCGTCAAGGTCATCGTCCAGAACGGGCGTGCCATACGCGTCGAGGGTGACGAGGGAGCGTTCCAGTCCATGGGCAACTGCTGCACGAAGTCGCAGTCGTCCATCCAGGCGGCGTACCACCCCGACCGTCTGCACTACCCCATGAAGCGCACGAACCCGAAGGGCGAGGAGCCCGGCTGGCAGCGCATCTCGTGGGACGAGGCCATGCAGTCCATCGTGGACAACTTCATGGACATCAAGGCGAAGCACGGCGGCGAGGCCATCGCCTGCCAGGTGGGCACCTCGCGCATCTGGTGCATGCACTCGGAGTCCATCCTGAAGAACATGCTGGAGACGCCGAACAACGTGGAAGCCTGGCAGATCTGCAAGGGCCCGCGCCACTTCGCCACCACCATGGTGTCGCAGTTCGCCATGTCGTGGATGGAAACCATCACGCGTCCGCGGGTGTACGTGCAGTGGGGCGGCGCTTCCGAGCTGTCCAACTACGACGACTCCTGCCGCACCACGGTGGACGTGGCGTCGCGCGCCGACGTGCACATCAGCGTCGACCCCCGCATGGCCAACATGGGCAAGGAAGCCGACTACTGGCAGCACCTCCGCCCCGGCACCGACGGCGCCCTGGCCCTGGCCTGGACGAACGTCATCATCGAGAAGAAGCTCTATGACGAGCTGTACACGAAGAAGTGGACGAACGCCCCGTTCCTCGTGTGCGAGGACATGGAGCCCTCCGGCTTCCCCACCGTGCGCACCGACGGTTCGTACTGGGACGTGAAGACGCGCCTGCTCAAGGAAAGCGACATCAAAGAGGGCGGCAGCCCCTACAAGTTCCTCGTGTACGACAACAACTGGGAAAAGCTGAAGGCCGAGGGCGTCGAGCACGAGTACGGCGCGTTCACCTGGTTCAACGCTGACCAGGAAGGCGTCATCGACGAAACCGGCGGCTTCTGGGAGGGCGAGAACTACGACTCCGAGAAGGCGCGCGAAGGCCGCGAGGCTTCGCAGGACAACCTGCTGCCGGGCCAGACGCAGGGTTGGATCCCCGATCCCATGCCGTTCGACCCCGCCATCGACCCCGCGCTCGAGGGCGAGTTCGAGATCACGCTCAAGGACGGCAAGACCGTGAAGGTCAAGCCCGTGTGGGAGTACTACAAGGCCCGCGCCGCCGAGTACAAGCCCGAGGTTGCCGCGGAGATCACCGGCATCCCGGCGTCCGAGATCGAGGCGGCCGCCACGGCGTACGGCACGCGCATCGACCCGTCCACCGGCTACGGCAACGGCGGCATCCAGTACATGCTGGCCGTCGAGCACTTCTGCAGCGCCATCCAGAACTGCCGCGCCTTCGACAACCTCGTGGGCATCACCGGCAACATGGACACCCCGGGCGGCAACCGCGGCCCGACAATCGTCCCCATCGACGGCGACCTCCAGGGCTTCAGCGCCTGGGCCCCGGGCGCTACCACCCCGCCGGCGGAAGTCAACCTCAAGCAGGTCGGCATCGACAAGTTCCCGCTGCTCGGCTGGTGGCAGTACTGGTGCGACAGCCACTCGCTGTGGGATGCCGTCATCACGGGCGACCCCTACCCGGTGCGCGCCCTGTGGAACGAGTCCGGCAACTTCATGAGCCAGACGAACACCACCCGCGCCTGGGAGGCCCTGTGCTCGCTGGACTTCTACGTGGACCTCAACCTGTGGCACACGCCGCAGAACGACACCGCCGACATCATCCTGCCGGTGGCCCACTGGATCGAGCTCAACTCGCCGCGCGCGTCGCAGGGTTCCGCCGGCGCCATGGGCGCCACGGTCAAGTGCGTGCAGCCGCCTGCGGAAGCCAAGTACGACCCCGAGATCGTCATGGACCTCGCCAAGCGCATGAACTGGCAGTGGACGGACGAGCCCGGCAACGAGTGGCCCGACATCAACTGGCAGCTGGACGACTCCATCAAGCTGCTCACCGATGACGAGCTGACCTACACCACGTGGCATGTCGAGAACGGCAAGCCCACGTTCGAGCGCCACGGCGTTCCGATGGCCGAGGTCACGCCCAAGTACAAGACGTGGGACGAGTACGTCAAGGCCTTCCAGGAGCACGGCTGGTGGCAGGCGAAGGACATCGAGCCGCGCAACTGGGGCACGTACCGCCGCTACCAGACCGGCGCGATGCGCGCACGCGACCGCGTGTGGGGCCGCCTCGACTACACGGCCGGCAAGGGCATCGGCGACTGGAAGCCGGGTTGGTTCACCCCGACGATGAAGCAGGAGATCTGGTCCACCGTCATGGAATCGCACCATCCCAACAACCCCGAGTGGTTCGTCCCCAGCTACACCGAGCCGCCTCACGGCCCGAAGGACGGCGACCGCATCAAGGAGTACCCGCTGACCGCGACCACCGGTCGCCGCATCCCGGTGTACTTCCACTCCGAGCACCGTCAGCTTCCCTGGTGCCGCGAGCTGTGGCCCGTGCCGCGCGTGGAGATCAACCCGAAGACGGCTGCCGAGTACGGCATCGAGCAGGGCGACTGGGTGTGGATCGAAACCGAGTGGGGCAAGATTCGCGAGGTGGCCGACCTGTACTACGGCGTGAAGGAAGACGTCATCAACCTCGAGCACACGTGGTGGTACCCCGAGGTGAAAGACGCCGGTCACGGTTGGCAGTACTCCCAGGTCAACCAGCTCATCGACCACGGTGCCCAGGACCCGCACTCCGGCACGTCCAACCTGCGCGCCTACCAGGTGAAGATCTACAAGGCCACGCCTGAGAACTCGCCGTACAACAACCCCGTGCCGTGCGACAGCACCGGCACCCCCATCATCCATACTTCCGACGACCCCCGTCTGAAGGAATGGTTGCCGAACTACGAAGGGAGGGAGTAA
- a CDS encoding helix-turn-helix transcriptional regulator: MEKLRSAWDTALGTSLSLKRIAGAALQWLWMLMMFYSIVPYGFSSDVRGSLYTSLLISLVAMVVTMLFVAVIVRRERVSANRSIVLGSAIMMSVGSVLTPFSDPTTPAGMLVLGLSAVMTGTGSAVLFLCWIELESGLGGRLALVELAASLCAAIAIGLVLIVGPAVPVIALIVTMPVLSAVLLRRCSITTPQLARGPEQPLSRHTIALFAKALLGAMLIGMLMGFFDVVSGFKTYAVQDIFGAYLFLAGFVGALAICLIAVFLHRDSIFFSYRVSMLMLCLGCLSTPFLSDNNTYSSALIFGGYHCFVLVLCVVCIDVASSFRVSPARTIGLGFVALYGGETVGSLFAHSLEATGVSMFDLTLVTLVAVSLLFIAHLFLFTETDLIKIGIGEVSLMGAEPEVPADDPADPVDPCALISERFALSPRETDVLPLLLEGRTISRIQETLFISAGTVSTHIRHIYQKTGVDNRQELIDLAHETTGQDEAV; encoded by the coding sequence ATGGAAAAGCTTCGGAGTGCATGGGATACCGCGTTGGGGACGAGCCTGTCGCTCAAGCGCATCGCGGGAGCCGCCCTACAGTGGCTGTGGATGCTCATGATGTTCTACAGCATCGTGCCGTACGGCTTCTCGTCCGACGTGCGCGGCTCGCTGTACACCAGCCTGCTCATTTCGCTCGTCGCCATGGTGGTCACCATGCTGTTCGTCGCCGTCATTGTGCGGCGCGAGCGGGTGAGCGCCAACCGCTCCATCGTGCTGGGTTCCGCCATCATGATGAGCGTGGGCAGCGTGCTCACGCCGTTCTCCGATCCCACCACGCCCGCCGGCATGCTCGTGCTGGGTTTGAGCGCCGTCATGACCGGAACGGGTTCGGCCGTGCTGTTCCTGTGCTGGATCGAGTTGGAGTCGGGGTTGGGCGGGCGCTTGGCGCTCGTGGAGCTTGCGGCGTCGCTGTGCGCCGCGATCGCCATCGGGCTCGTGCTGATCGTGGGGCCGGCGGTGCCGGTGATCGCGCTCATCGTGACCATGCCCGTGCTGTCGGCGGTGCTGCTCAGACGCTGCTCGATCACCACGCCCCAGCTGGCGCGCGGGCCCGAGCAGCCGCTTTCGCGCCATACCATCGCCCTGTTCGCGAAGGCGCTTCTGGGCGCCATGCTCATCGGCATGCTGATGGGGTTCTTCGACGTGGTGTCGGGCTTCAAAACGTATGCGGTGCAGGACATCTTCGGCGCGTACCTGTTTCTGGCCGGCTTCGTCGGGGCGCTCGCCATCTGTCTGATCGCCGTGTTCCTGCATCGCGACAGCATCTTCTTCTCGTACCGCGTGTCCATGCTGATGCTGTGCCTGGGCTGCCTGTCCACGCCGTTCCTGTCCGACAACAACACGTATTCGAGCGCGCTCATCTTCGGCGGCTACCACTGCTTCGTGCTGGTGCTGTGCGTGGTATGCATCGACGTGGCGTCGAGCTTTCGCGTGAGCCCGGCGCGCACCATCGGGCTGGGGTTCGTGGCCTTGTACGGCGGCGAGACCGTGGGGTCGCTGTTCGCCCACTCGCTGGAGGCGACGGGCGTGAGCATGTTCGACCTCACCTTGGTCACGCTGGTGGCGGTGTCGCTGCTGTTCATAGCGCACCTGTTCCTGTTCACGGAGACGGACCTCATCAAGATCGGCATCGGCGAGGTCAGCCTGATGGGCGCGGAGCCGGAGGTGCCCGCCGACGACCCGGCGGATCCCGTGGACCCCTGCGCGCTCATCTCGGAGCGCTTCGCCCTGTCGCCGCGCGAGACCGACGTGCTGCCGCTGCTGCTGGAGGGGCGCACCATCTCGCGCATCCAGGAGACGCTGTTCATCTCGGCGGGCACGGTGAGCACGCACATCCGGCACATCTACCAGAAGACGGGCGTGGACAACCGTCAGGAGCTCATCGACCTGGCCCACGAGACGACCGGGCAGGACGAGGCGGTCTGA
- a CDS encoding LysR family transcriptional regulator has product METTYLHEFAKVAECGSFTAAARELHLTQSTLSKHVALLEREFGANLFVRDRSGVSLTEAGGVLYAQARQVEKLLRATVALVHAARDGQAARPAAGAAAGAGVAGAARAGVGDTALRCKCRLAAERCGLDQRELGALILYVEERGFDAIEGELGLSRDEVADVLGGVYRKLGVGDKQEALDFIHSVSE; this is encoded by the coding sequence ATGGAGACGACGTACCTGCACGAGTTCGCGAAGGTTGCCGAGTGCGGCAGCTTCACGGCGGCTGCGCGGGAGCTGCATCTTACGCAGTCGACGCTGAGCAAGCACGTCGCCCTGCTCGAGCGCGAGTTCGGCGCGAACCTGTTCGTGCGCGATCGCAGCGGCGTGAGCCTGACCGAGGCGGGCGGCGTGCTGTACGCCCAGGCGCGGCAGGTGGAGAAGCTGCTGCGCGCCACCGTCGCGCTCGTGCACGCGGCGCGCGACGGGCAGGCGGCGCGGCCGGCTGCGGGCGCGGCTGCGGGCGCGGGGGTTGCGGGCGCGGCCCGCGCGGGCGTGGGCGACACGGCGCTGCGCTGCAAGTGCCGGCTCGCGGCCGAGCGCTGCGGGCTCGACCAGCGCGAACTGGGCGCGCTCATCCTGTACGTGGAGGAGCGCGGCTTCGATGCCATCGAGGGCGAGCTGGGGCTGTCGCGCGACGAGGTGGCCGACGTGCTGGGCGGCGTGTACCGCAAGCTGGGCGTGGGCGACAAGCAGGAGGCGCTCGATTTCATCCATTCCGTTTCGGAATGA